One Gossypium hirsutum isolate 1008001.06 chromosome A08, Gossypium_hirsutum_v2.1, whole genome shotgun sequence genomic window, tttaataattaattaaatagaattaattagtaattaaattgtTGAGGAAGCATGAAATGAAGGAATAATTAGATAGGGACCTAAGTGGAAATTCGTCTTggccttaagtggtaattaaacCACTATTAGATATATACTTGATGGATGAGTCCGTTTTCATCCATGGATTCCACTAAGTGAAATGAAATCATAGccgttaaaattttattaactaaggttttatttaatttaataaaactatgtatatattaaaatGGGTGAGAGATGAAAATTTTAGTCATTCTCGTCATCTTTTCCCTTCACCGAAATACaaagaataaaggaaaaaaattgtgGTTTTCTTCTTCCATGGCCATTTATCATCTAAGGAAAATAGGTAAGTTTTCAagtaattttttgttaaatttttaggCTAAATGCTAGATTTTCATTGCCCATTAAGTAGATTTTTCAATTAAGATAGATAAGTTAACTTGCCATTGTTGAAGCTTAAGAAAATTTAGGTTTTGAGAGTTGACTTCATGCATGTGTGATGTTGGGCTGATCCATGGTTGAATCACGTTAGTAATATAATGGAAATTGTTAAATCATTAGGGACCCATTTGTAAGAAAGAAAAGCTTTAGAAATAGATGTTATAAATTGATAATTCGAGGTTCCTTGAGAATGAATACGAAATCGGGTTATGGTTCGATAGACTAAATATCGAGATATCAAGATACGAGCATTTCGGATATAAAGATTTaaaagggacttatttgtaaagtatGTAACTATGCTTAGCTTTGGTTATGTTTTAGTGAATCTAATACTATTTCGTAAATGAATAATTCAATGTAGTTGAGAGAAGGTCGGATTTTCGAGGGTTAAAGGCGAGAATGTTCGTCGAATCGGTTTGTGCTAGCATAATTTGATTTTCTCAcatataaattttaagtaattagcttattcaaatataaatcataaataatagaatGAGTATTGAAATATCATGAATATATATGCATGAGTATATATTCTATGTTATAATGAAAAACTATGGAAAGTTAGACaataatatgaatgtttgatgtaaATCTATTATAATGCATGAATGACATGTGAAAGAATGAAAATGTAATAGAAGTAATATGAAAGGTTATGTAATGATTAGTATTATGTGAACTATTGCTTGGTAATATTGTAAATGCCCTATTAAACGATCTCCGATAGAGTCGtttatagttggcatgtcatagtaTTAGTTATATGGCGATTTCTTTGGTTTATACTAATGAGGTGCGGAGCTCATATTACTTTGGACGTACCGATGAAGTGTGGAGAACACATTACTTCGGTTTATACCGTTGAGGCGTGAAACGCATATTACTTTGGACATACCAATGATGCATTAGGTGCAATTTATATTGGTTTGATGATGAGATGATCTATGTACCCGTCTTGAGTCAATGTTCAGTTGATAAGGGTTGTAAACTATTTTACATGattgattattttaattgatatgggaaaaatgaataaatcatgttgatttgatgaattgaatgtAATGAATAATAGCATGTGAAGGACCATGCGGATTGAGTGCGATGAGCCTTGAGGGCCAATAATGTTATGAAACGAGTTATGCTACTCAATTTGGTGTAACTGAGATATGGATATTGAtttgaaaatgtcaaaagttaTAAATAATATTGACATAGTATGGATGTTATGATTTGTTTCAATGTAGATTCTAACTCTGATAatgcaaaaaaattcaaaaaaaagttgttaaaaattcaataaatttaaaaaaaaattgtaaaaattaatatatatatttaattcaaaaataaagtaTGTAAACTGCTATACAAGTATCGTTATAATTTTAATAGTTCAATCAATGttttcataagaaaaaaaaagaaaaactaaatttattatttaaaaaaaaagataaaattattttaatatggattaatatataattattttgtactATTCTTTTACCAGCAAATTATAGAGTTTAATATGGAGAATACCATGGATTAtagagttcttttttttttggttcaataGAATATAGAATTTAGTACGTGATATAGCAATAGTCCTTAACATTGCTTGGGTGTTGGCATATTGGCTTCTACTGTATGTAGTAGCAGAGGCAAGCATTTTCTATATTGTTGGCCTTGTTAACCTAGTTGATTTGTCTGCCACTATTATACACCTTCCCACACaattatatgtacatacatatatatatgtatatacactcCTATATAAAGTTATAAAGTTGAGAGAGAAAACTGAAAAGGATATGGAGTTGAGAGAGAGGTAGAAGCAAGAGTTCCCCAAAGCTATAAAGTTTTGGGGAGTATATAAGGGGAACATTTATATGTACTCTTATTGGtaggtaaaaatattataatctCATCATTTTTGAAGGaactaaacaattttttttttcattttgagattaataaaattttgtcaaatattaatttataatttcaccACTAATGAAAGACTGAATTACAACTTTTCCATTTTAGGGGTCTAGGATCTTACATGTCCCTTTAAATTTACCTTTGACATAATGTAGTTATAGGATATGTTAATGATAAGCGAGAACAATCATATCAAAATAGTAGAGCTTGGCGTAAACTTGATTCTAGGTGGGGCATGAAGGTTCCTCGGCAAGGTTTCCTTATTTGGTGGAGGTGGATTCTTAACCTATGTGTAACAAACATAAACAGCAACAAAAAGACCACAAACATAACAGTAACCACAACAACTTGCTGACTTAAATGGGACCAATCCTACACCTCTAATACCATGAAAGATAGCAGTGAAAGTATGGAAGTCCACACTCTTGACAGTCTTTGCTAGGGGCatggaaaatattttattacatgcTAAGGTGACCATTCAGTGTATGAAGACTCACTTTCTCTAAAGTAGAAAGACTACAATTGAAGGTTGTTGTCTCCTATCTAATTAGAGTTCATAGATTaccatttgaatatatatatattatgagtACATTGATAACCTCTATGTCCAGAACAAGTCTATAGTTCCAATTGTCCAAATATATTTGGCAAGTTGGTAGCCAACAAAGAAATCAAGTTCCAACAACTACAGTTTGCAGTTGCAGTTACAGTTCCACTTCTGGTAATACGTTATCACATGATGTAGGTGGCAAATAGACATAAATGGAGGAAAAATAGTACTGCATTTCATAATAATTTCAACTTATGTTCTCAAGTCATCAAAAATCAAGAGAATATAATATGGAAGAAAAGAATGAGCACTGATGAAATGCTCATTTCTATATTTGAAAACATAAATGCTTTCTATTTCTTCTCAGAACTGAAtaaaaaagaaggaaattttACATCTGTGGTCCAAGGGGCAGCCTACTCATTAGTTGCTGGTATACTGATGTGTTGTTGGATAGATCCAAACCCGGGTCAGACATCGGTTCCATCTTTGCTTCTCCTTTTGGCAACCTGAAACCCATTTCGTTACCCTGGCGTTGGTGAGGCATGTATGGATGAAGAGGCAGAACCGGCATCTTCGGTTGTCCAGGGCCTAATCCAGCCATTGCCAAATTTGCTAGGCCTGGTTGATTCATTCCAAAGGAGAAGCCGGGTGAAGGCCCCAGTTGTTGCCTTCCAGGCAGGGTAAATGGACCGAATGATGTCGGTCTAACCATGCTGTTGTGAAGTTGTGATGGCTCTGACCTGTGGGCATGGGTTTGGACAGAAGAAGAAGTGAGGGCGGTTGCTGTGTTCGAAGTAGCAGAATTGACGTGACTGCTATTACGAGCAGCTGGAACATCATGATTATGCTTTCCTTCATAAGTAGTAATTACTGATTTAAGGTCATGTGATGCCCTCTCCACATGCTTCCTCACGGTGCAGCCAGCACTTGTGCATTTGTAGTAACTCCTGCATTGAAACAATAGCAAACGAGCTCTGCATTATATCAGCAGTCGAGAGCAGTAAACTGAAAGAGGATATACAAGATAAAACAATGACAGAAGGAAAAAAAACCTTGGATTTGGATTTCCTTTCACTACTTTCTGGCCATACTTGCGCCACCGATATCCATCATCTAGGATATCTACCTCACTGGTTGTCTGGACCACAACCCTAGGTTCACGAATAGCTCGTGTGGCTCCACTCATTTCTGTTGTATAGGCTTCGATTTTCCTGGCATAAATAAAACACGAAAACATTCACATAGTGATctcaataataatattattcaaacATTTTATCAGATGTAAACCTTCTCTTTGATTCAGATTCATCTCCTTCACCGTCGTAACCTAACGAGACACTGCCATGTGTCCCCcgatcatcttcatcttcatcattaGAGAATGTAGATGAGGCATCCACTGCATCACCTGATTCAATGTGAGTACCATTTGGGGTCGGTGCAGTGCCGTTCTCTGGACATATAGTTGCAGAAGATGTCATCTCGATGTTTTCATGCGTCCAGTCATGAGTAGCAGCAACTGTTCCCTTCTGTGCAGTTGCCCAAACAGGCTCACCATCTGTACCATTTTGAAGGCCAGTTTGTTCGGGGAGTTCAAGTTGCATGTCAATTAATGGGTTAGATGATCCAATGGATGATCGACGGTTAGGTGGAGGCTTGGGATGGTTGTGAGCTCCCTTGTAGATTATTTCCGTTATGTGACCTTCATGAGAACGTTCGACTTTCTTCTTAACCTGACAAGTTGGATGTGTGCATTTATAATAACTACGAGGATATTCACTTCCTTTAACTTGTTTTTGCCCATATTTCCTCCAATTATATCCATCCTCAGATGGCGCACCACCAGCCATGCAATCTCCACTGACTCTTTGATCTCCTTCTTCATCCTGGGGCTCATCAAGAGGCAATGAATGTTCAACACTCCCACCAACGGGATCAAAGACCCTTTGGTCTGCAGAGTTGTTACTCCCCGTATCTTTTTCAGTTGATGACCTCAAGAAATCTGCCTGAAGGCTAAGCATGTTGCTGTTTTGTTGTTGCAGTTTCCTCGGGTCTACGCTTCGAGATGGCTGAGAATTCTCGGACTGAACTGAAACTTCAATGTTAGAAAAAGACTGCTGAGGAAGACTGGCCGGAGTAACCTGCAGTTTAAAGGAAAATGGGTTACGAACAAATGCGAATACCATTGTGCATTTCCGAAGAAAGacctttttattcattaaatctttTTCTCTCATACTTTACTCATCGCACCAAGGAGAAAAGAGGAATTCGATTCTGCAATGGGCTTGAAGGCAAATGATGATGCATTGATGTCTTCAAAATAGTTATCCTCACTTTTATCACGAGACTCTGGGATACAGCTCCTATCATTAACATTAGGAATGAATGAGAACTTTCCAGTAGTCGGGGATGGCTGTGCCTGCAGTGATACAACGAGAAATTCATATGCAACATAAATCCAATAAATATCAAAAGATTGATTTTAGGATTGCAAATGCCTTCAGTGGAGTATGGACATCATGGACCCGGGTGACCACAACAGTTGTTTGTTGATACCATCGATACTTCGTTCCAAAAAGCAGAATTATGATGGTACTAAAACTTTCAAGTTAAGCAAACTTACCAACGAATTCGAAACAAAAACCGGAGATTCCAGCAGTGTTGTAGGGCTGAGACCAGGAGGTATTGTCAAGTAAGGAGAACGAATCTCGGGGTTAAGCGAAGTATCAGTAGACCTGATGTTTTCAGTATTCAACCTCGGAGCATTAAAACCAGCTCTGGCTGCCATCCTTTCCAACAAACCAGCCCGTGTACTTGATTTTTGCTCAAAAGTCGATTCATTTGACGGTTCACAACCTTGGTTAACATCCATTTTATCACTATTCTCTCCCAGAAAGAGTCCctcacttttattttcaagaggAGCTTTAGACACTTGTTTTGAACCACTATCATCACCTAACATAGCTGTGAAAAAGGTCCTTGGACTCTGAGTAGGAGGAATCCAATCTCCGATAAGAGAAACGTTATCATCAATACCAGCCATGATAAATTCCAACCCCCTTGGCTCAAATATCGGTTCGTTTCAAAATGCAGATGGTTGAATTCCTGAAAGAAGAACAACAAAAAACACAAATATATGCTGAAGTCACAACAGGAAACATCGCAGTTTTGGTCCCGAAATCCGATAGCAGAGATGTAATAAGTCCTTGAACTGAAAGTGAAATTATGTGAAAAATTAGAATCTTCAAACTTCAGTTTAACCAAGGCAATTCCCACTTTATAAGCATACTGTAAAAGACACTTATTTCCAtggcaaataaaataaaataaaagagaaattatGAAACAAGAAGATGaaggtaaaaaaaaaagtgaaaagctTTACATTCACTCCTCAGCTTCACCAAAATGAATAAGGAATACATATATCATGAAAAGGAAATCCATAGATAAAAAAACTAGAAATGATTCCATTTTTGTTCATGTTATTACCCTTTTTCTGCTTTTGTTTTTTAACATAAGAACCCTaaattaaccaaataaaaaaaagtaaacaaaatattCCAAATTTGATGAACATATCTTAAAGGAAAAGTAATCAAAATTGTTGCTCTTAAAGGAAAAGTAATCAAAATTGTTGCCCAACAAGATCTAATGATAAGGAATTTGAATCATTGCTAGGTTAAgctaataaaaaaaatccaaaaacagCATAAAATActtgtaaaatttgaaagaaaaaaaaaggatcatAAAACAATTTCAAACACCAGAATTTGGCTTCAAAATTTGCAATAAACACATAACATAATGGCATTATTTCAACaaataaatgaagaaataaattgaaaaggaaaaaagaacaaATGATTACCTGCTTGATTAAACAACCATGATGAGAGCAGGAAGAAGATAAAAACCCAAATCTTCTCTCTTCATTGCAAATGGAAATTAAAAGCATCCAACTTTCTTCATCAtagttggaaaaaaaaattataaaaaaaaattctttttgttGTTGAAATTTTGTTGGGTTAGTCTAAAAATGATATGATATATGATTtaatgatgatgttccttcttctttttttccttctatggagaAAACTACAAGAGAAACAGATGCATTTACAGTATCtgtaacaataaaataatgatatatatttattcttaataaataatgtgaattttaaattaaaattaaaacaaaaaaaaaaaggagagaagaagaagatgaagaaagagGGAGAAAAAAAGAGATGGTATTGCAATGGTGGTGGACCCTCTCTATGAATGGAATCTTTgaagaatgaaaagaaatagaaattaattaattattaattaatgcaAAGagcataataataaaaataaaaggaaaaaaagttagacagcttagttttttattttatttttacattttttgttttaattagttTGTAATAATtcttgtttttggtttttttttttaaaattcttgttTTCGGAGTGGGGTAAAGGGGGTATGGGGTTTTTCAGCTTTGGAACAGAatagaaaatgactaaaatggGCCCCGCTCCGGTGATTGGGGAAGCTCAGCCAGCCAGCTAGCCGGTTAGCCAGCCACGGAGGATAGCTAAAGCCGGCAAGAGAGGATGATATGGATTATGCTGTGTTGTTTGTTGCCTTAATTAGAGagtaatttgttttttaattaaattaattttatatttatttctaaatccaataaataaataaataaaaaccctggctggcattaaaattattattttaattaataatgatGTGCCTAACACCTGTTGCCTATAGCCTTGCAAAGTGAAGATGTTATAACCGCTTCTTTAGTGTTTCCACTTGGCAGGTGCCCCCTTAATCGTTGCCTTTtgcaaataaaaccaaaatatatataatataaaaattaaattaaattattttctttttacaaaaaaataaaaaggacaatTGGATATGGATTGACAGGTAGGGTGTCGGAGCTCCCaaggttaatttaatttaatttaattacagtaaattaataaataataataatgggttAATTTCACAACATGTCTCCTAATTATTAcactattttaaattaattcacaaatttcataaattttcattaaatcaagGGCGGTGTTGAGAGTATTGTAAGGGTGAGCATTCGACCGAGTCAAGTCGAATcaaatcaaaaaattttgagtaagtcgagttgacgaatcctattttagcaaccgaactcaatttaaattttttttcgaatcaaatcaaatcaagacgagtcgagttaacgaatcctattattcaTATTCAATGTTATATTTATACAGACTGATTATTTAACCAATAGatgaagtacaagattatttaactacataaacaatataaaagtTTTACCTTTTGacttaatgggtaaacatttatcaaaacaacgtaaTTTTACATTTCTTTTATTCGGATTTTCAGATAACTCGTATTgtataattcatattcgagttgaactgaaatattcaattttttgttcaagttgatccgaataactcgaactatttaattcataatttgaattttttatcgagtttttcaaatcgaatcgGTTCAGACATTCGATGCTCTCTACAATGGAAAATCATATTTTTTCaccttttaaaatttatgaatttttaaattagtacatgataaattacattttaactttttaaaaatgataaattttttatttagtccattaaaaattaaatgataacatgtgccttgtttatttatttttaagatttttaaatatattttgaaagtatacatgttattatattttcataGGTAATGAATCAAATAATAGTTCATATTTGTTGATTGAGCCTTATCTCGATTGGTATGgacattgttgtcaatgtaagagAATGTAGGTTCGAGTGTGCTAAAtcacattatcctcttatttatgagttgggagGGGCTATAGGTAGTTCCAAGCATTATGTTAAGAAgagcagatatgatcagaacatataataaaattattcaaaataataataataatagtccATATTTAAAACACAATAATCATATTATGTTTATACTTATCACATGGAAAAGTTGGGATCAGGGGTGGTGTTAGGGAGGCAGAGAGAGCCTTGATccctttaaaatgaaaaatatcacTTTTagccctttaaaatttataacattttaatttagtaaatgaaATATTTGCACTTTAGCcttgagaatattaaaaaaaaactataaagatataaactattaaaatagtgagattgcattttaactatcataaaaatatacaacttaattccGATCTCTCTAGAAAAACATTCTGGCTTCGCTCTTAGTTCGGTCCAacgtgttttttattttaaaaaacgatTCTCTTAAATTTCAatgacattattatttttaattatactcCATCAAATTCAAGTTacctatataataaaaataaacatattttttaaaatatattccaTGTGATATCTAAAGGAATATTTAATGCATGAGTTGAATTTAAactaataaattgatttaattgatACTATActcatactttaatttttataaaatttatccaaataaaggaaaaaaagatgaaaaagggattttatttaaaaaaaatataaacatgtgggtttcatttaaaataatttttaaaagttatatgcCCTGACATGAAACAAATTGAATTAAGATAATGACTGGTTGATGATGAATTTGGTGTTGTTATCTCTATTAATGATAATAATTTAATGTATTGCATGCTATGATaccatattatattatattttagtcatttatatttaaaatgttacgttttagttattTACGTTAAcgtgttataatattttaatcactGAAACATTAATTACCGTTAACAGTGTAAAGATAAGctgacgtgacacgttaaatcaccatttcaaacaaaaaattttaggttaaattatacaattgattcccaatttttttttcgttttaaaaACTCAATTATAAGATTTGAATTAT contains:
- the LOC107926307 gene encoding probable WRKY transcription factor 2 (The RefSeq protein has 2 substitutions compared to this genomic sequence), which codes for MAGIDDNVSLIGDWIPPTQSPRTFFTAMLGDDSGSKQVSKAPLENKSEGLFLGENSDKMDVNQGCEPSNESTFEQKSSTRAGLLERMAARAGFNAPRLNTENIRSTDTSLNPEIRSPYLTIPPGLSPTTLLESPVFVSNSLAQPSPTTGKFSFIPNVNDRSCIPESRDKSEDNYFEDINASSFAFKPIAESNSSFLLGAMSKVTPASLPQQSFSNIEVSVQSENSQPSRSVDPRKLQQQNSNMHSLQADFLRSSTEKDTGSNNSADQRVFDPVGGSVEHSLPLDEPQDEEGDQRVSGDCMAGGAPSEDGYNWRKYGQKQVKGSEYPRSYYKCTHPTCQVKKKVERSHEGHITEIIYKGAHNHPKPPPNRRSSIGSSNPLIDMQLELPEQTGLQNGTDGEPVWATAQKGTVAATHDWTHENIEMTSSATICPVNGTAPTPNGTHIESGDAVDASSTFSNDEDEDDRGTHGSVSLGYDGEGDESESKRRKIEAYTTEMSGATRAIREPRVVVQTTSEVDILDDGYRWRKYGQKVVKGNPNPRSYYKCTSAGCTVRKHVERASHDLKSVITTYEGKHNHDVPAARNSSHVNSATSNTATALTSSSVQTHAHRSEPSQLHNSMVRPTSFGPFTLPGRQQLGPSPGFSFGMNQPGLANLAMAGLGPGQPKMPVLPLHPYMPHQRQGNEMGFRLPKGEAKMEPMSDPGLDLSNNTSVYQQLMSRLPLGPQM
- the LOC107926307 gene encoding probable WRKY transcription factor 2 isoform X1; amino-acid sequence: MAGIDDNVSLIGDWIPPTQSPRTFFTAMLGDDSGSKQVSKAPLENKSEGLFLGENSDKMDVNQGCEPSNESTFEQKSSTRAGLLERMAARAGFNAPRLNTENIRSTDTSLNPEIRSPYLTIPPGLSPTTLLESPVFVSNSLAQPSPTTGKFSFIPNVNDRSCIPESRDKSEDNYFEDINASSFAFKPIAESNSSFLLGAMSKVTPASLPQQSFSNIEVSVQSENSQPSRSVDPRKLQQQNSNMLSLQADFLRSSTEKDTGSNNSADQRVFDPVGGSVEHSLPLDEPQDEEGDQRVSGDCMAGGAPSEDGYNWRKYGQKQVKGSEYPRSYYKCTHPTCQVKKKVERSHEGHITEIIYKGAHNHPKPPPNRRSSIGSSNPLIDMQLELPEQTGLQNGTDGEPVWATAQKGTVAATHDWTHENIEMTSSATICPENGTAPTPNGTHIESGDAVDASSTFSNDEDEDDRGTHGSVSLGYDGEGDESESKRRKIEAYTTEMSGATRAIREPRVVVQTTSEVDILDDGYRWRKYGQKVVKGNPNPRSYYKCTSAGCTVRKHVERASHDLKSVITTYEGKHNHDVPAARNSSHVNSATSNTATALTSSSVQTHAHRSEPSQLHNSMVRPTSFGPFTLPGRQQLGPSPGFSFGMNQPGLANLAMAGLGPGQPKMPVLPLHPYMPHQRQGNEMGFRLPKGEAKMEPMSDPGLDLSNNTSVYQQLMSRLPLGPQM